Below is a window of Littorina saxatilis isolate snail1 linkage group LG2, US_GU_Lsax_2.0, whole genome shotgun sequence DNA.
acacgaaaaagtatccaaataattatttgacaaacggaattcCATAGCAAACAGGGCTACTATTCCAGATGAGGTCATTACACAAGTTTATTACAAACTTGTGTTTCATGATTCAGTTGAGGTCATAGGTAGTGACAGTATAGTAAATGAATGTGTGACCTATGTCCCGTACTGCAATGTGTGACCTATGTCCCGTACTGCAATGTGTGACCTATGTCCCGTACTGCAATGAAACAGCATGGTGCAATTCCCCAAAAGCGATTTTATCTTGGACGCTTAGGAAATGGACGGAGTGTGTTTTGCAAACGGGACTGACAATAATTTGAACAGTCTGCGAAcgacagaagaaaaagaaaaaacactttttttaaaGTCTGCAGCAACACCCACATCGGTTGGCTGGGGTTGTTGGCTTGCTTGCTTCGGTTTTTTTGGTTCGTATGCTGATttaaacgttaaaaaaaaaacttcctttTTATACGAATAGATCGACTTACGTCATCTTGCCAGCGATGATGTCCCCATAGTGTTGTGATTCCGTGCGTATGATGCTCATCTCTTGTGGCGGGTAGCTTTCGGTGGCAAAGAGGAACACCAGAGCTACCTTCCGACGTAAAGGTTTGTTCACCCATTGTCCAGTTGTGGCAGCGCTTCCCCACGTTTTGCGTATAGTATCTCTACACAAAGCATTGTGTCAATGTTGTACTTATGTGCTTTGGCAGTCGAGGAACAACATTTCCAATTCCAATTTCTAAAAGCTCCTCTAATATACTGTACACATAGACGAACGTGTTGCGGCCCTTAAAACTTCCCCGGCTAAAACAATGCTAAGGGGAATAACCGTTGTACAAAAGAATGGAAATGAATGGACAAGGCTGAATTACAGAGTAAGATAACtgcgctctctctgtctctctctctctctctctctctctctctctctcacactctctctctcttcctctctctctctctctctcacacactctctctctctcttcctctctctctctctctctcacactctctctctcttcctctctctctctctctcacactctctctctctcttcctctctctctctctctcacactctctctctctcttcctctctctctctctctctctcacactctctctctctctctcacactctctctctctcttcctctctctctctctctctctcacacactctctctctctcttcctctctctctctctctctctcacacactctctctctcttcctctctctctctctcagtctctcactctctctctctctcacacactctctctctctcttcctctctctctctcacactctctctctctctccctctctctcactctctctctctctctctctctctgtctctccctctctctctcttactctctctctcacacactctctctctctctcactctctttctctctctctctctctgtcacactctctctctctcttcctctctctctctctctctctctctcacactctctctctctcttcctctctctctctcactctctctctctctctcacacactctctctctctcttcctctctctctctctctctctcacacactctctctctctcttcctctctctctctctctcacactctctctctctcttcctctctctctctctcacactctctctctctcttcctctctctctctctctccctctctctctctctctctttccctctctctctctccctctctttctctctctctctctctctccccctctctctccctctctctctctttctctttctctctctctctctcttcccctctctgcccctctctctctccctctctctctctcccctcctctctctctctctctctctctgtcccgcctctttttctctctctctctctctgttcccccccctctctctctctttctctctgtccccctctctctctctctctctctctctctctctctctttccctctctcgcACGCAGTGCAGTTCAATGCAGTTGGTGTTAATGCATCCACAGATCCTGCAAAAGGCGTAATCACAAAATGGACAGTTTATCGCTGTAAAGACCAGGAAGTTCTTGTTTTTTGAACAACGGTCGTCCTATTTTTATCAACTACAAAGAAGTAGGCCTACAAATTACATTTTCACATGAGACGGGTACATTTTTGTAAAACGCTCACCGTACACGGGTATGAGTCGGAAGCGAGGGGATCAAAATCACAAGAAAAGGATCAATGCCTTCTTTGCACACCTCCGCTTCAAAAGAGAAATCCATATCCGGTATGGTAGTGACGTCACTTCCTGTTCGATGAAAAACATCCTTTAATGCCAGATGAGGATCCACAGGCAAGATGTTGAACTGGAAACGGCCAAGTCTTTGCCATAAATGCCCTTGGTGATTTTCTTGGTATTGAGTAATGACCCTTTCCACCCTTGGCTGGCCTGCGCCGTCTTCCATGCCGTTAGATGAATAATTTGACGTTAAAACTTTGTGGTAACGTTGAGCTTCTTCGGTCGAGGTTGTAGCTGAAGATGATACGGTGGAGAATGGTGTGACGGTCTTCGTGGCAGTGAACCGCTTATGCTTGCCGAGAAACATTcccagactgtctggcctcggTGAGTTTCTTCTTGTGGGATCACGATGGAGACTGAAACAAATAGGTAATAATACATCTCGGCAAAAAAATGCATGAAAGTTCGCTCATTTCGCAACACCCAACCCCCCGTCGGAAACACCAACACCTAGCTTCCATCACCTAGCTTCCCAAACCCCCATCACCCTAACCCGTTCCCCACCTTCCCTCACCCTCCGTCTCTGTGATGTCCCAGACAATGTAATCAGTTTTGGGGTAAAACGCCCTGCATCAATGCTGACGAATCACACCAAAAACTATGAGATCgtagaaacaaagggacgtaagccctctaaatgcatacaagaAAAGTAAGTAAGTAAAAATTACGCTGAACTAATCTtgagtgtaaaaaaaaatatataaaaaaataaaattaaaaacaaacaagtattGAAATGAACAGACTATTTTCATCCATGATAAACAATGGCCTTATTGTCTGTGTGAACCAACTCTTACCTGTGCCCACTTTTGTTACCAGCAAAGACGCTAAACCAGGTGACAAGCAGCACAAAGCACACCCCTGTTGCAACGATCCTTGAAACAGTGCGTCGACTCCGTGGTGCGAGGAACAGGCAGACACACCCCATCTGGCTAGGAGAGCTATATGTACGACAAAAGGAAATtaacacgacctcatttacatgatatacacacgtgtggtttgaacaatattgttatctcatgagtggtctctctcacgtatgtaagATAAACCTGGTTATGACAGCTAGCCACACCCAATACCATGAGAATATAAGCTAAAACGGAAAGAGGCATTTTTTCACGATCACAAGAGGGACATTTTTTGGCACTCTCGTTCGAGTAAAAGACGGCCTAATTGTTCGTGTCTTACCATCTTTGTTCGCGAGTTGGTAAGCCAGGTTAGGTTAGGTTGGATTAATTAACGTTGTTGTTTACGTCACGCCACGTCACGTCACGTCACGTCACGTCGCGTCAGGTTACGTTGTTTGTTCGTTCCTATTTTACCTTCGATCACGATGCCTAGAAATTCCTACTCCCAATATTCGACAGAAATCCCGAGCTTTTTTTGTGTAGCAAACTTTCTTTTCTCGCTGCATGTTCTCCTCTTTGTGAGCACGTCAGGCGATGGAAATGTACAGTGCAACTCCCAGACAAACTAGGGTGCTGTGGTGTTTTTTCTCCTCTTTGTGAGCACGTCAGGCGATGGAAAGGTACGGTGCAACCCCCAGACAAACTAGGGTGCTGTGGTGTTTTTCTCCTCTTTGTGAGCACGTCAGGCGATGGAAAGGTACAGTGCAACCCCTAGACAAACTAGGGTGCTGTGGTGTTTTTTCTCCTCTTTGTGAGCACGTCAGGCGAGGGAAAGGTACGGTGCAACCCCCAGACAAACTAGGGTGCTGTGGTGTTTTTCTCCTCTTTGTGAGCACGTCAGGCGAGGGAAAGGTACAATGCAACCCCCAGACAAACTAGGGTGCTGTGGTGTTTTTCTCCTCTTTGTGAGCACGTCAGGCGAGGGAAAGGTACAATGCAACCCCCAGACAAACTAGGCTGCTGTGGTGTTTTTTCTCCTCTTTGTGAGCACGTCAGGCGATGGAAAGGTACAGTCCAACCCCCAGACAAACTAGGGTGCTGTGGTGTTTTTCTCCTCTTTGTGAGCACGTCAGGCGAGGGAAAGGTACGGTGCAACCCCCAGACAAACTAGGCTGCTGTGGTGTTTTTTCTCCTCTTTGTGAGCACGTCAGGCGAGGGAAAGGTACAGTGCAACCCCTAGACAAACTAGGGTGCTGTGGTGTTTTTCTCCTCTTTGTGAGCACGTCAGGCGATGGAAAGGTACGGTGCAACCCCCAGACAAACTAGGCTGCTGTGGTGTTTTTTCTCCTCTTTGTGAGCACGTCAGGCGAGGGAAAGGTACGGTGCAACCCCCAGACAAACTAGGCTGCTGTGGTGTTTTTTCTCCTCTTTGTGAGCACGTCAGGCGAGGGAAAGGTACGGTGCAACCCCCAGACAAACTAGGGTGCTGTGGTGTTTTTTCTCCTCTTTGTGAGCACGTCAGGCGAGGGAAATGTACAGTCCAACCCCCAGACAAACTAGGCTGCTGTGGTGTTTTTCTCCTCTTTGTGAGCACTTCAGGCGATGGAAAGGTACAGTGCAACTCCCAGACAAACTAGGGTGCTGTGGTGTTTTTTCTCCTCTTTGTGAGCACGTCAGGCGAGGGAAAGGGCAACCCCCCTGTTAGGACCCCAACGACTCTAAAAACATCAGGTCGTCAAGAGAGGTCGTCGTAAAAAGGAGGTATATTTTATTGTTGTACTAAATACAAACTTTGAGAAACTAGGGTCTTAAAATGATGCGGGTATTAAAACCGAGAGCCTAACTAGTGAGGTTTTACTGTAATGATTAAGGAAAAACGAGTAACGTTGTTTTCGCTTGAAATGTTTACGTGAAACCTATAACGAAAAGACTGATTGGATAGTCGAACAGTAATCCAGGGGAAATGTTTATGTCGGCAATTTAAGAAATGTGTCACAAGATAGACTAGAGAGAAACCTCATTAAGAGATGGGCTCTTCGAACGCAACTGAAGTGGCATTTGACACAGGAAGTATTCTCTaccaaaaaaagaataaaaactgTTCTcaattttcattaaaaaaaagatagtgtgtgtgtgtgtgtgtgtgtgtgtgtgtgtgtgtgtgtgtgtgtgtgtgtgtgtgtgtgtgtgtgtgtgggtgtgtgtgtgtgtgtgtgtgtgtgtgtgttccctttGCAATGGGCCGACGGCCTAAGCAAATAAACCATACGTTCGTTCGTTCCTTCGTgtgttcgctctctctctctctttctctctcatgtgtgtattatagtagggactagctgtaagaaaggaccatatggacctaatgctatcatccctcggttataaagttttcgagttcgagttcgagttcgagttctctctctctctctctctctctctctctctctctctctctctctctctctctctctgtcatctctctctctccctctccctctctctctctctctctctctctctctctctctctctctctctctctctctctctgctaagTCTTTCTGGCAGTCCTGGCAATGTCTACACATTAAAGTGTGATTTGCCTTCTTTTCTAGGATTTGCCTGCGATTGATTTCTACCAATTTACGACTCCGTGACTTTAGTGACTCACAATCGACTTCACAATCTTTCTAACAGCTGTTCGAGTCAAATTACTCGACTTAAGGCTGGAGAACACTTTGGAggcccaatttcaaagtgattaggtagttttaaaagttactttttctgttagttcaatgtttgctttatcaggaaaatacaaaatataaagggcttaacgcgcaaaattttaagataacgactgaagtttaagcataggtatcagattttttcacgcaaacactactgaataagttgcaatattgtattgtgaaaatgtaaacaaaataacaatcagatgatcccaaactgaagaagaaaaatagggaagcaaaatagaacattaagcgtagtgattttacttgtgaattcggaaaaaaatccttttgtatccattttgaagctcaatttgaagcatggaacaccaacaaacattgattaaaagtgttaaagtgattacagtgttcagaaatagtgttagataccaagttgagttatccctctttaccaattttaaaaaaaatacacctcttaacgggcaaaattttgaactgtgatgcttttactacccccacccccttcccatttgtcagaaaagagtgcatattatcttccaaatagaaaagcagggtagtcagatgatcaaaaacttaagaagagaaagagggaagcaaaatagaacatccaacataatgatttaacttgtgaattatgagaaaactattttttttacccatttgtgaagcttaatttgaaacttggaacacagacaaacatatattaaaagtgttaaagtgattacagtgttcagaaatagtgttagataccaagttgagttatccctctttaccactgttaaaagaaatacacctcttgtcgcgcaaaatcttgaattgtgatacttttacttcccccaccccctacccattttttcagaaaagagtgcataattattatctaccaaatagaaaagcagggtagtcagatgatcaaaaactgaagaacagaaatagggaagcaaaatagaacatccaacatagtgatttaactggtgaattctaaaaaaaaaccacttttttactcattttattagcttaatttaaagcttggaactgaagacagaaaaaaaaaattaaaagtgctaaagtggttacagtgttcagaaatagtgtttgataccaagttgagttatccctcttcatcacagttaaaaaaaacacacctcttgtcgcgcaaaatcttgaactgtgatgcttttactacccccaccccctacccatttttcagaaaagagtgcatattatctttcaaatagaaaagcagggtagtcagatgatcaaaaacttaaagaagagaaagagggaagcaaaatagaacatccaacataatgatttaacttgtgaattattaaaaaaacattttttttacccatttttgaagcttaatttgaaacttggaacacagacaaacataaatcaaaagtgttaaagtgattacagtgttcagaaatagtgttagataccaagttgagttatccctctttaccactgttaaaagaaatacacctcttgtcggccaaaatcttgaactgtgatacttttacttcccccaccccctacccattttttcagaaaagagtgcatattatctaccaaatagaaaagcagggtagtcagatgatcaaaaactgaagaacagaaatagggaagcaaaatagaacatccaacatagtgatttaactggtgaattctgaaaaaacccacttttttactcattttattagctgaattttaaagcttggaagacagagagaaaaaaaatgaaagtgccaaagtggttacagtgttcagaaatagtgtttggtaccaagttgagttatccctcttcatcacagttaaaagaaacacacctcttgtcgcgcaaaatcttgaactgtgatgcttttactacccccaccccctacccatttttcagaaaagagtgcatattatctttcaaatagaaaagcagggtagtcagatgatcaaaaacttaaagaagagaaagagggaagcaaaatagagcatccaacataatgatttaacttgtgaattattaaaaaacccatttttttaacccatttttgaagcttaatttgaaacttggaacacagacaaacataaatttaaagtgttaaagtgattacagtgttcagaaatagtgttagataccaagttgagttatccctcttcatcacagttaaaagaaacacacctcttgtcgcgcaaaatcttgaactgtgatgcttttactacccccaccccctacccatttttcagaaaagagtgcatattatctttcaaatagaaaagcagggtagtcagatgatcaaaaacttaaagaagagaaagagggaagcaaaatagaacatccaacataatgatttaacttgtgaattattaaaaaaccattttttttacccatttttgaagcttaatttgaaacttggaacacagacaaacataaatcaaaagtgttaaagtgattacagtgttcagaaatagtgttagataccaagttgagttatccctctttaccaatttaaaaaaaatacacctcttaacgggcaaaattttgaactgtgatgcttttactacccccacccccttcccatttgtcagaaaagagtgcatattatcttccaaaaagaaaagcagggtagtcagatgatcaaaaacttaagaagagaaagagggaagcaaaatagaacatccaacataatgatttaacttgtgaattatgagaaaactattttttttaacccatttttgaagcttaatttaaaacttggaacacaaacaaacataaattaaaagtgttaaagtgattacagtgttcagaaatagtgttagataccaagttgagttatccctctttaccactgttaaaagaaatacacctcttgtcggccaaaatcttgaactgtgatacttttacttcccccaccccctacccattttttcagaaaagagtgcatattatctaccaaatagaaaagcagggtagtcagatgatcaaaaactgaagaacagaaatagggaagcaaaatagaacatccaacatagtgatttaactggtgaattctgaaaaaacccacttttttactcattttattagctgaattttaaagcttggaagacagagagaaaaaaaaatgaaagtgccaaagtggttacagtgttcagaaatagtgtttggtaccaagttgagttatccctcttcatcacagttaaaagaaacacacctcttgtcgcgcaaaatcttgaactgtgatgcttttactacccccaccccctacccatttttcagaaaagagtgcatattatcttccaaatagaaaagcaaggtagtcagatgatcaaaaacttcagaacagaaatagggaagcaaaaaataacatccaacagagtgatttaactggtgaattcagaaaaaaaaccaattttttactcattttatacgctgaatttaaagcttggaagacagaaaaaaaaattaaaagtgcttcaGTAGTtgcagtgttcagaaatagtgttagataccaagttgagttattcctcttcatcacagttgaaagaaacacacctcttgtcgcgcaaaatcttgaactgtgatgcttttactacccccaccccctacccatttttcagaaaagagtgcatattatcttccaaatagaaaagcaaggtagtcagatgatcaaaaacttcagaacagaaagagggaagcaaaaaacaacatccaacagagtgatttaactggtgaattcagaaaacacacactgttttactcattttataagctgaatttaaagcttggaagacagaacaaataaattaaaagtgctaaagtggttacagtgttcagaactagtgttagataccaagttgagttatccctcttcatcaaagttaaaagaaacacacctcttgtcgcacaaaattgtatactgtgatgcttttactacccccaccccctacccatttttcagaaaagagtgcatattatcttccaaatagaaaagcaaggtaatcagatgatcaaaaacttaagaagataaatagggaagcaaaatagaaaatccaaaatagtgatttaactgtagatttcagaagaaaaaaacccttttttttaatcatttttgaagctgaattagaagtttggaagacagaagaaaaaaaaaagtgctaaagtggttacagtgtttagaaatagtgttagataccaagttgagtttttgctctttataaaagaaacacacctcttgtcgcgcaaaatcttgaactgtgatccttttactacccccgccctctacccatttgaacagaaaagagtgcataatttgtattctcttccaattagaaaaataagtaaaagcaactggacatttttaaaatacatcttttctgtcagtccaaggattgcttagtccattaaaaacaaacagactaggatttaacgcacccattttaagaaaaagttaacatgataattgatataattatcagacttttttatgcaattactactgaagattccagaccaggtaaaacaatcattttatatcctttgtcacatttttttttattttttataaatctatctatagcgagtcttgtctctttgtgtcatttattttcaagaaatctatcctggcaacaacaacaacaaaaacacctaccaacctaccctattttttttagccatgttaatagaaacagacaatttatttgttttggcctaaagatcttgaaacatttgttttaatagagaaattataacaagtacagccattagctgtgtcactcgaatttctttgtcaggctgaaacttagctgttgcgttggtgtctgctgtgtgtatctgggtccaaagcaactttcacattctcatagatctacacactcacgttacacaagtatatatatacaattccacccacagaggcgttcggggatgggggtctcgcactcgggcgaatcacaccacaaaatacaaagtataacgtacacagattttactattgaaccaaaaagcaaattaaatcatgaataaatcaatcaagcaaaacttccacacaatgacacactcactctcggttcacactgcgctctggacgtgcacacttggcagcacgtataccgttccggcaccgtttgtcttcttgcaagtccagcataggcacacgattgtccaagaatcacaataatcctcgtgaatgtcacagcaggcatagtagaaaagtccaaaagggtgcgttgatggtggtaatccggtgcacacacacacacacacacacacacacacacacacacacacacacacacacacacacacacacacacacactccggtttggtaagttacctgataaataatgtagcctgtggatttaacggggagactggtcagacaggaagagcatttcacatttccgatgttcagcgataaacttgttttcttcgagactcttcgtgcgattctggcgcgttgtcaccaagaacgtaaaaaaaaaaaaggatatcatcatgatgcctctctacaaaaaccaggcagtctaggaactcttcatctaaagtcagtcagtattagcccctcaacacaatcctcatcttgtcccatagtgatttctgccgccaaagaacgtGTGGCGCTTAACTCACAAGacggatttgtcgtcttccattgcgaaattcagatctaccccaactacgtgcattgatctgagcaataaaatgtagatgcgataatctgcaaacatctcttcaacacaatctacatcttgtcccatcgtgatttctgtcggcaaagaacatgtggttctcaactcacaagaccgatttgtcatctttcagaaattcagat
It encodes the following:
- the LOC138960331 gene encoding beta-1,3-galactosyltransferase 5-like isoform X2; amino-acid sequence: MGCVCLFLAPRSRRTVSRIVATGVCFVLLVTWFSVFAGNKSGHSLHRDPTRRNSPRPDSLGMFLGKHKRFTATKTVTPFSTVSSSATTSTEEAQRYHKVLTSNYSSNGMEDGAGQPRVERVITQYQENHQGHLWQRLGRFQFNILPVDPHLALKDVFHRTGSDVTTIPDMDFSFEAEVCKEGIDPFLVILIPSLPTHTRVRDTIRKTWGSAATTGQWVNKPLRRKVALVFLFATESYPPQEMSIIRTESQHYGDIIAGKMTDSYYNLTMKLLLGMQWVATNCQGVSFMAKVDEDTFVNLDLLTQLLDALTDDGRTPFILGYNHLARRPHVMRTSRWNVSMDVYPLPVFPRYLYGHSYVISAELLTPMLHTARKLPYFPPEDAFITGVLAVALNITRIHSQRFAVTLRTMFTCDLLSERFLSVTPMSVKRQLKIWTAFRSGDCDPSDVIKHSEYRFATEL
- the LOC138960331 gene encoding beta-1,3-galactosyltransferase 5-like isoform X1; amino-acid sequence: MQREKKVCYTKKARDFCRILGVGISRHRDRSSPSQMGCVCLFLAPRSRRTVSRIVATGVCFVLLVTWFSVFAGNKSGHSLHRDPTRRNSPRPDSLGMFLGKHKRFTATKTVTPFSTVSSSATTSTEEAQRYHKVLTSNYSSNGMEDGAGQPRVERVITQYQENHQGHLWQRLGRFQFNILPVDPHLALKDVFHRTGSDVTTIPDMDFSFEAEVCKEGIDPFLVILIPSLPTHTRVRDTIRKTWGSAATTGQWVNKPLRRKVALVFLFATESYPPQEMSIIRTESQHYGDIIAGKMTDSYYNLTMKLLLGMQWVATNCQGVSFMAKVDEDTFVNLDLLTQLLDALTDDGRTPFILGYNHLARRPHVMRTSRWNVSMDVYPLPVFPRYLYGHSYVISAELLTPMLHTARKLPYFPPEDAFITGVLAVALNITRIHSQRFAVTLRTMFTCDLLSERFLSVTPMSVKRQLKIWTAFRSGDCDPSDVIKHSEYRFATEL